Proteins co-encoded in one Macrobrachium nipponense isolate FS-2020 chromosome 24, ASM1510439v2, whole genome shotgun sequence genomic window:
- the LOC135205726 gene encoding protein tramtrack, beta isoform-like isoform X2, with protein MADILNVEWNNHVPTFFHMLSVLRTMEKYTDATLTCDGRFYGVHKLVLASCSDYFMNIFEKTPCKHPVIVLKDIKANEMEALLNYMYNGVVSVAQRDLSKFVAAAELLQIKGLAAPDEPPTAKGRAGLSLLPVCNTSVPVRTNVETEVHPPDTTQNATRNPTPEKRTEKGNEDDVIVISDVEEVAQQEDRNSCHSHVKVLCNQHVEEEDEEIDVVRIVEDDPQTSDGNLTQRRNSSGKENVDEARLSDGDDDAMSEQQLRPEMVAKKKSDNNLSPNKKTPGKSRKWDWSKCCLCQGDGGYLQQSVKGLRHLATQLPLFHALGETSPLPVEDFKELCLHNISHIQDWDGLHKHAITVLNHHNA; from the exons ATGGCAGATAtcttgaatgtggaatggaacaATCATGTTCCCACATTTTTCCACATGCTGTCAGTATTAAGAACCATG GAGAAATACACTGATGCTACTTTGACCTGTGATGGAAGGTTTTACGGAGTGCACAAATTAGTTCTCGCCAGTTGCAGTGATTATTTTATGAACATTTTTGAGAAGACACCTTGCAAACATCCTGTTATTGTTTTGAAGGACATTAAAGCAAACGAAATGGAGGCTctgcttaattatatgtataatggaGTTGTGAGTGTAGCGCAGCGTGATTTATCGAAGTTTGTAGCTGCTGCAGAATTGTTACAGATAAAAGGACTTGCTGCTCCCGATGAACCCCCCACTGCCAAGGGAAGGGCCGGTCTTTCACTGCTCCCTGTGTGTAACACAAGTGTGCCTGTGCGGACTAATGTGGAAACTGAGGTTCACCCACCAGACACCACTCAGAACGCAACAAGGAATCCTACACCAGAAAAGAGGACTGAGAAGGGAAATGAAGATGATGTAATAGTGATTTCAGATGTTGAGGAAGTAGCTCAACAAGAAGACAGGAATTCATGTCATTCTCATGTGAAG GTATTGTGTAATCAACATGTGGAAGAGGAGGACGAAGAAATAGACGTCGTCCGCATAGTTGAAGATGATCCACAGACTTCTGATGGTAATCTAACACAAAGGAGAAATAGCAGTGGTAAGGAGAATGTAGATGAAGCAAGACTATCAGACGGAGATGACGATGCTATGTCAGAACAGCAGCTTAGACCTGAAATG GTAGCAAAGAAAAAATCAGATAACAACCTGTCTCCTAACAAGAAAACTCCTGGTAAATCGAGAAAGTGGGATTGGTCAAAATGTTGTCTCTGTCAG GGTGACGGCGGGTATCTGCAGCAGTCAGTGAAAGGCCTCCGGCATCTAGCTACTCAACTGCCCCTTTTCCACGCACTTGGGGAGACCTCACCGTTGCCTGTAGAAGACTTTAAAG AGCTCTGCCTCCACAACATAAGCCACATACAAGACTGGGATGGACTGCATAAGCATGCAATTACTGTACTTAACCATCATAATGCCTAA
- the LOC135205726 gene encoding protein tramtrack, beta isoform-like isoform X1 yields the protein MADILNVEWNNHVPTFFHMLSVLRTMEKYTDATLTCDGRFYGVHKLVLASCSDYFMNIFEKTPCKHPVIVLKDIKANEMEALLNYMYNGVVSVAQRDLSKFVAAAELLQIKGLAAPDEPPTAKGRAGLSLLPVCNTSVPVRTNVETEVHPPDTTQNATRNPTPEKRTEKGNEDDVIVISDVEEVAQQEDRNSCHSHVKVLCNQHVEEEDEEIDVVRIVEDDPQTSDGNLTQRRNSSGKENVDEARLSDGDDDAMSEQQLRPEMVAKKKSDNNLSPNKKTPGKSRKWDWSKCCLCQGDGGYLQQSVKGLRHLATQLPLFHALGETSPLPVEDFKGDELFTSLFLNNAKYHSSCYNNYSASALQCLKNLSRISGEGENFPGRKRKKVDNGKLTCYLCRKLDSIKNLTSVEKGKRARFKSAATVDEHSTELYYHQSCFQNIGSNVDITLSVETQTE from the exons ATGGCAGATAtcttgaatgtggaatggaacaATCATGTTCCCACATTTTTCCACATGCTGTCAGTATTAAGAACCATG GAGAAATACACTGATGCTACTTTGACCTGTGATGGAAGGTTTTACGGAGTGCACAAATTAGTTCTCGCCAGTTGCAGTGATTATTTTATGAACATTTTTGAGAAGACACCTTGCAAACATCCTGTTATTGTTTTGAAGGACATTAAAGCAAACGAAATGGAGGCTctgcttaattatatgtataatggaGTTGTGAGTGTAGCGCAGCGTGATTTATCGAAGTTTGTAGCTGCTGCAGAATTGTTACAGATAAAAGGACTTGCTGCTCCCGATGAACCCCCCACTGCCAAGGGAAGGGCCGGTCTTTCACTGCTCCCTGTGTGTAACACAAGTGTGCCTGTGCGGACTAATGTGGAAACTGAGGTTCACCCACCAGACACCACTCAGAACGCAACAAGGAATCCTACACCAGAAAAGAGGACTGAGAAGGGAAATGAAGATGATGTAATAGTGATTTCAGATGTTGAGGAAGTAGCTCAACAAGAAGACAGGAATTCATGTCATTCTCATGTGAAG GTATTGTGTAATCAACATGTGGAAGAGGAGGACGAAGAAATAGACGTCGTCCGCATAGTTGAAGATGATCCACAGACTTCTGATGGTAATCTAACACAAAGGAGAAATAGCAGTGGTAAGGAGAATGTAGATGAAGCAAGACTATCAGACGGAGATGACGATGCTATGTCAGAACAGCAGCTTAGACCTGAAATG GTAGCAAAGAAAAAATCAGATAACAACCTGTCTCCTAACAAGAAAACTCCTGGTAAATCGAGAAAGTGGGATTGGTCAAAATGTTGTCTCTGTCAG GGTGACGGCGGGTATCTGCAGCAGTCAGTGAAAGGCCTCCGGCATCTAGCTACTCAACTGCCCCTTTTCCACGCACTTGGGGAGACCTCACCGTTGCCTGTAGAAGACTTTAAAGGTGATGAATTATTTACGTCCCTGTTTTTAAATAATGCAAAATACCATAGCTCCTGCTACAATAATTACTCAGCATCAGCACTGCAGTGTTTGAAAAATCTTTCCAGAATTTCAGGAGAGGGTGAAAACTTTcctgggagaaaaagaaaaaaggtagatAATGGTAAGCTCACATGCTATTTATGTAGGAAACTGGACTCCATTAAGAATCTAACGTCTGTGGAAAAGGGCAAAAGAGCTAGATTCAAGTCAGCAGCAACAGTAGATGAACACTCAACTGAATTATACTATCATCAATCCTGCTTCCAAAATATTGGAAGTAATGTTGACATTACCCTGTCTGTTGAAACACAAACTGAATAA